The following coding sequences are from one Lolium rigidum isolate FL_2022 chromosome 6, APGP_CSIRO_Lrig_0.1, whole genome shotgun sequence window:
- the LOC124667982 gene encoding protein IQ-domain 26-like yields the protein MGRAMRWLKKLLTGTKEGHGGVKPDWHDAAEKETSRWSFVKQRKSGADGGKPRPSGVALAAAVRPCRCVGGAREEEAAVVVQKAFRGYLARKALRALRSLVKLQALVRGYLVRKQAATTLHRLQALMRLQADSYAVKRASYRRSMEQERIVTEDVRTKPSPSPAKAAHRRRLSDSTDSNYERSPRIVEMDTCHLRSRSTRIASGRYTPDRSSARLAADLAPLSVKQPQRLSTRRHHEREPVRQARTAQNTPRFSGPEPAYAYDSPAKSVDGLTPRPLWHRDLLASPRYMGGTASSAAKTRCHSAPRQPAEAARASLTSPAGSRRSASKRMQSGYLSEATLKGYSGLIEEAARDYYLDRMW from the exons ATGGGGCGTGCCATGAGATGGCTCAAGAAGCTCTTGACGGGCACCAAGGAAGGACACGGCGGCGTCAAGCCCGACTGGCACGACGCGGCGGAGAAGGAGACGAGCAGGTGGAGCTTCGTGAAGCAGAGGAAAAGCGGAGCTGACGGCGGGAAGCCGCGGCCTTCGGGGGTGGCTCTCGCCGCCGCGGTCAGGCCGTGCCGTTGCGTCGGTGGAGCgcgcgaggaggaggccgccgtcgTGGTTCAGAAGGCCTTCAGAGGCTACCTG GCTAGGAAAGCGCTTCGCGCGCTCAGATCACTCGTCAAGCTGCAGGCTCTGGTCCGAGGCTACCTCGTGAGGAAACAGGCCGCCACGACTTTGCACAGGCTGCAGGCGCTCATGCGGCTGCAGGCAGATTCGTACGCCGTCAAGCGAGCTTCCTATCGGAGATCAATGGAACAA GAGAGGATCGTCACGGAGGATGTCCGGACGAAGCCATCGCCGTCACCGGCGAAGGCAGCGCACCGGCGGAGGCTGTCCGACAGCACGGACTCCAACTACGAGCGCAGCCCGCGGATCGTGGAGATGGACACGTGCCACCTCCGCTCCCGGTCCACCCGGATCGCCAGCGGCCGGTACACGCCCGATCGCTCGTCGGCCCGCCTCGCCGCGGACCTGGCGCCGCTGTCCGTCAAGCAGCCCCAGCGACTGTCCACccggcggcaccacgagcgtgaaccCGTCAGGCAAGCCAGGACGGCGCAGAACACGCCCCGATTCAGCGGCCCCGAACCAGCGTACGCGTACGACTCGCCGGCCAAGAGCGTGGACGGGCTGACGCCGCGGCCGCTCTGGCACCGGGACCTGCTCGCGAGCCCGCGCTACATGGGGGGCACGGCCTCGTCGGCGGCGAAGACGCGGTGCCATAGCGCGCCCAGGCAGCCGGCCGAGGCGGCGAGGGCGAGCCTGACGTCCCCAGCAGGGTCGAGGAGGTCGGCGTCCAAGCGTATGCAGAGCGGTTACCTCTCGGAAGCCACGCTCAAGGGCTACTCCGGTCTCATCGAGGAGGCGGCCAGGGATTACTACTTGGACAGGATGTGGTGA